A section of the Streptomyces sp. NBC_01363 genome encodes:
- the eccE gene encoding type VII secretion protein EccE, whose translation MTASATRARPAGNATGPAAPGAGGPPAPHGPAQRSRGPVSGRADGRVGKLGSFRLQQLVLLEIAAALLLAAWVVDPLLLAPAVVIAGLLVLLAVVRRHRRSLPESLGTVLSLRARSRRAGALELPAGTEPGIAPVVECDPALRTYSFSDRDRRPVGMIGDGTFVTAVLQVESDVSALRPDRTAQPLPLALIRDVLEVDGIRLESAQIVQHTQPAPAPHLPQQSVAARNYAPLQAQTGSPAVRITWIALKLDPELCPEAVQARGGGITGAQKCVVRAADQLSSRLTGAGFRATVLTEQELTSAIATSVCASAPAMTQAGLIGTPVRRTEETARTWRCDDRWHTTYWVARWPQLGGTGGAAMPQLVALLTSIPALATTFSLTLGHGERQGVSITGHIRITGRSDEELLGARHELERTARGVRTSLVRLDREQLPGVLATLPLGGTR comes from the coding sequence ATGACGGCTTCCGCGACACGGGCACGTCCGGCCGGGAACGCGACGGGCCCCGCGGCGCCCGGGGCCGGTGGCCCACCTGCTCCGCACGGCCCCGCACAGCGTTCCCGCGGACCTGTCTCCGGCCGGGCCGACGGACGGGTCGGGAAGCTCGGTTCGTTCCGATTGCAACAACTCGTGCTGCTGGAAATCGCGGCAGCGCTGCTGCTCGCGGCCTGGGTGGTCGATCCGCTGCTGCTGGCGCCGGCCGTGGTGATCGCCGGACTGCTGGTGCTGCTGGCCGTCGTGCGCCGACACCGCCGTTCGCTGCCCGAGTCGCTGGGCACCGTCCTCTCGTTGCGCGCGCGTTCCCGCAGGGCCGGTGCGCTGGAGCTGCCCGCGGGCACGGAGCCGGGCATCGCGCCCGTCGTCGAGTGCGATCCGGCGCTGCGCACGTACTCCTTCAGCGACCGTGACCGTCGGCCGGTCGGCATGATCGGTGACGGTACGTTCGTCACGGCCGTCCTCCAGGTGGAGTCGGACGTCTCGGCGCTCAGGCCGGACCGAACCGCGCAACCGCTGCCCCTGGCGCTCATACGGGATGTGCTCGAAGTCGACGGCATCCGGCTGGAGTCGGCGCAGATCGTGCAGCACACCCAGCCGGCGCCCGCCCCGCATCTGCCTCAGCAGTCCGTCGCCGCACGCAACTACGCGCCGCTGCAGGCCCAGACGGGTTCGCCCGCCGTCCGGATCACCTGGATCGCGCTCAAACTGGACCCGGAGCTGTGCCCGGAGGCTGTGCAGGCGCGCGGCGGTGGCATCACGGGGGCGCAGAAGTGCGTGGTGCGCGCGGCCGACCAGTTGTCCAGTCGGCTGACCGGGGCCGGTTTCCGCGCGACGGTGCTGACCGAGCAGGAGTTGACGTCCGCGATCGCGACGTCGGTCTGTGCCAGTGCGCCGGCCATGACGCAGGCCGGTCTGATCGGGACGCCGGTGCGCCGCACCGAGGAGACCGCGCGGACCTGGCGCTGCGACGACCGGTGGCACACCACCTACTGGGTGGCCCGCTGGCCGCAGTTGGGCGGCACCGGCGGTGCGGCGATGCCGCAGCTCGTGGCCCTGCTCACCTCGATCCCGGCGCTCGCCACGACCTTCAGCCTGACGCTGGGGCACGGCGAGCGGCAGGGCGTCTCGATCACCGGACACATCCGGATCACCGGCCGCAGCGACGAGGAACTGCTCGGCGCCCGCCATGAGTTGGAACGCACCGCCCGCGGGGTCAGGACCTCGCTGGTACGGCTCGACCGCGAGCAGCTGCCCGGCGTGCTCGCCACACTGCCGCTCGGGGGTACCCGCTGA
- the eccB gene encoding type VII secretion protein EccB gives MASRRDELNAYTFAKKRTVAAFLQPSSNGTEEGAPRPLRAVLPSVIVGALILAGFGAVGMFKPTAPKGWDKPATKVIVGKKSTTRYVVLTTGKGRKKKTLLHPVLNLASARLLLNPADYDVIQVADDVLDAGKPPRGPILGIPYAPDRLPEAKDAGTAKRWAVCVQPGGKGNTVQKAAFVFGARDNRLTEGRQKLGGGQVLYVQGQDRARYLVDAKGTKYRIAETAADSGHLTNALVGSRQPQSVTDDWLATLHDGSPVVFPRIPGNVGAPAHVAGQLSDEENKVGTVLRTRTGEGTSYYVVLEGKVQRVSEFTAWLLISSPQTAELNLEGEARAVGLQDFVPDTAAFVGQAALWPAHKTDPPVNSAEGGSAGRDTICSVLRKVDSSGRTTLSTWASTAYPASIAAGGTSTYVTPGSGLLYTQVRGRQTRPDGSLFLVTDTGLRYAVQANGDSDARRSDIGTGDQQKQSDGRPEPSQAQSRLGYEKVMPALVPIEWSDFLSKGPRLDTNSARQPQGS, from the coding sequence ATGGCATCACGGCGGGATGAGCTCAACGCATACACCTTCGCGAAGAAACGCACGGTGGCGGCATTCCTCCAACCCTCGTCCAACGGCACCGAGGAGGGCGCTCCGCGTCCGCTGCGCGCGGTCCTGCCGAGCGTGATCGTCGGGGCCCTGATCCTCGCGGGCTTCGGTGCCGTCGGCATGTTCAAGCCCACCGCTCCCAAGGGCTGGGACAAGCCCGCCACCAAGGTGATCGTCGGCAAGAAGTCCACCACCCGCTACGTGGTGCTCACCACGGGCAAGGGCAGGAAGAAAAAGACCCTGCTGCACCCCGTGCTCAACCTGGCCTCGGCCCGGTTGCTGCTCAACCCGGCGGACTACGACGTCATCCAGGTCGCGGACGACGTCCTGGACGCGGGCAAGCCCCCGCGCGGACCGATCCTCGGCATCCCGTACGCCCCCGACCGGCTGCCCGAGGCCAAGGACGCCGGGACGGCGAAGCGGTGGGCCGTCTGCGTACAGCCCGGCGGCAAGGGCAACACCGTGCAGAAGGCCGCCTTCGTCTTCGGCGCACGTGACAACAGGCTGACCGAGGGCAGGCAGAAGCTCGGTGGCGGCCAGGTGCTCTACGTCCAGGGCCAGGACCGGGCCCGCTACCTCGTCGACGCGAAGGGCACCAAGTACCGCATCGCCGAGACCGCCGCCGACAGCGGCCATCTGACCAACGCCCTGGTCGGGAGCAGGCAGCCGCAGTCCGTCACCGACGACTGGCTGGCCACCCTGCACGACGGCAGCCCGGTCGTCTTCCCGCGGATCCCCGGCAACGTCGGCGCCCCGGCACACGTCGCGGGGCAGCTCTCCGACGAGGAGAACAAGGTCGGCACGGTCCTGCGGACCAGGACCGGCGAGGGCACCAGTTACTACGTGGTGCTCGAAGGAAAGGTCCAGCGCGTCTCCGAGTTCACCGCCTGGCTGCTGATCAGTTCACCGCAGACGGCCGAGCTGAACCTGGAGGGCGAGGCCCGCGCCGTCGGCCTCCAGGACTTCGTGCCCGACACCGCGGCCTTCGTCGGCCAGGCCGCGCTCTGGCCGGCCCACAAGACCGACCCCCCGGTGAACTCCGCCGAGGGCGGCAGCGCCGGCCGCGACACCATCTGCAGCGTGCTGCGCAAGGTCGACAGCTCGGGCCGGACCACCCTGAGCACCTGGGCGAGTACCGCGTATCCCGCCTCCATCGCCGCCGGTGGCACCAGCACCTACGTCACCCCCGGCAGCGGCCTGCTCTACACCCAGGTCCGGGGCCGGCAGACCAGGCCCGACGGATCACTCTTCCTGGTGACGGACACCGGACTGCGCTACGCGGTCCAGGCGAACGGCGACAGCGACGCCAGGCGCTCCGACATCGGCACCGGCGACCAGCAGAAGCAGTCGGACGGCCGGCCCGAGCCCAGCCAGGCGCAGAGCAGGCTCGGATACGAGAAGGTGATGCCCGCCCTCGTACCGATCGAATGGTCGGACTTCCTGTCCAAGGGGCCCAGGCTGGACACCAACAGCGCCCGCCAGCCCCAGGGTTCATGA
- the mycP gene encoding type VII secretion-associated serine protease mycosin, which produces MGYRKTARAVAITAALAALAGPGAAYAAEDARGPGDVGIDGGGECTFPMKRQYEGRPWPLQRVLLDELWQDTKGKGVRVAVIDTGVDDVNPQLRTAVDASAGADYLKGGKSDGTVDEVGHGTKVAGIIAARPRKGTGFVGLAPEATIIPIRQNDEKNSGKDTTMAAAIDHAIDKGAKVINISQDTTKALDETSTLGRAVAKALARDIVVVASAGNDGMDGRLKRTYPAAFDGVLAVASSDRNNERAPFSQAGDFVGVAAPGVDIVSTVPGYGQCTDNGTSFSAPYVAGVAALMRAKYPKWTAAQIVARIEQTAERSVTGHDDYVGWGVVDPVRALSGDDTPQNAPHPDPAPPKAPAPEPAHLSLSETPQERSERYATYALAAAAVLVGVIAGAATVVRDARRRRVAR; this is translated from the coding sequence ATGGGGTACCGGAAGACGGCCCGCGCGGTGGCGATCACCGCCGCGCTGGCCGCACTGGCGGGGCCGGGGGCCGCGTACGCCGCCGAGGACGCCCGGGGGCCCGGCGACGTGGGCATAGACGGCGGCGGCGAGTGCACCTTCCCGATGAAGCGGCAGTACGAGGGCCGCCCCTGGCCGCTGCAGCGCGTCCTGCTGGACGAACTGTGGCAGGACACCAAGGGCAAGGGCGTACGCGTCGCGGTCATCGACACCGGCGTGGACGACGTCAACCCGCAGCTCAGGACGGCCGTCGACGCATCGGCGGGCGCCGACTACCTCAAGGGCGGCAAGAGCGACGGCACGGTCGACGAGGTCGGCCACGGCACCAAGGTCGCCGGCATCATCGCCGCCCGCCCCCGCAAGGGCACCGGGTTCGTCGGACTGGCCCCCGAGGCCACGATCATCCCGATCCGCCAGAACGACGAGAAGAACAGCGGCAAGGACACCACGATGGCCGCCGCGATCGACCACGCGATCGACAAGGGGGCCAAGGTCATCAACATCTCCCAGGACACGACCAAGGCCCTGGACGAGACGTCCACGCTGGGCCGGGCGGTGGCCAAGGCGCTCGCCAGGGACATCGTCGTGGTCGCCTCCGCGGGCAACGACGGCATGGACGGCAGGCTGAAACGCACCTACCCCGCCGCCTTCGACGGAGTCCTCGCCGTCGCCTCGTCCGACCGCAACAACGAGCGCGCCCCGTTCTCCCAGGCCGGCGATTTCGTCGGGGTCGCCGCCCCGGGCGTCGACATCGTCTCCACCGTCCCCGGCTACGGGCAGTGCACCGACAACGGCACCAGTTTCTCCGCCCCCTACGTCGCCGGGGTCGCCGCCCTGATGCGCGCCAAGTACCCGAAGTGGACGGCGGCCCAGATCGTCGCCCGGATCGAGCAGACCGCCGAACGCTCCGTCACCGGCCACGACGACTACGTCGGCTGGGGCGTCGTCGACCCGGTCCGCGCCCTGTCCGGGGACGACACCCCGCAGAACGCGCCGCATCCGGACCCGGCACCGCCGAAGGCACCGGCCCCCGAGCCCGCGCACCTCTCCCTGTCGGAGACGCCGCAGGAGCGCAGCGAGCGGTACGCCACCTACGCGCTGGCCGCGGCAGCCGTCCTGGTCGGCGTGATCGCCGGGGCCGCGACGGTGGTCCGGGACGCCCGCCGGAGGCGCGTCGCGCGATGA
- a CDS encoding WXG100 family type VII secretion target — protein MGHDPNTKVKYETVQEMANRIRTVSKNIVKDLEEMDAALKVVTDTWDGVAHGEYVTLQGKYKGRAEHMKDRLEHVARIVENGKDSYRSTDHRASRAFTEAF, from the coding sequence ATGGGGCACGACCCGAACACCAAGGTCAAGTACGAGACCGTCCAGGAGATGGCCAACCGCATCCGCACGGTGTCGAAGAACATCGTCAAGGACCTCGAAGAGATGGACGCCGCGCTCAAGGTCGTCACCGACACCTGGGACGGTGTGGCCCACGGTGAGTACGTGACCCTGCAGGGCAAGTACAAGGGCCGGGCGGAACACATGAAGGACCGCCTGGAGCACGTCGCGAGGATCGTCGAGAACGGCAAGGACAGCTACCGCTCCACGGACCACAGGGCCTCCCGCGCCTTCACCGAGGCGTTCTGA
- a CDS encoding DUF397 domain-containing protein: MGTQAEKDELYALDISGVEWLGAPGTEEAEERVEIAHLPGGAVAMRSSLDPGTVLRYTEAEWRAFVLGARDGEFDLK; encoded by the coding sequence ATGGGCACGCAAGCGGAGAAGGACGAGCTGTACGCACTCGACATCTCGGGGGTGGAGTGGCTGGGCGCGCCCGGTACCGAAGAGGCCGAGGAGCGTGTCGAGATCGCTCATCTGCCGGGCGGTGCGGTGGCGATGCGGTCCTCGCTGGATCCCGGGACGGTGTTGCGGTACACCGAGGCCGAGTGGCGGGCCTTCGTCCTGGGCGCGCGGGACGGCGAGTTCGACCTGAAGTAG